One Antricoccus suffuscus DNA segment encodes these proteins:
- a CDS encoding FAD binding domain-containing protein, producing the protein MIPSNFEFVRAGSVDEALSALTEHGDEAKLIAGGHSLLPLMKLRLAVPGVLIDVARLTDLSYVKVDGDEVAIGATTRHFELNTSQVAKDEVPLLAHVAGLVGDPQVRHRGTIGGTVAHADSASDVPTALLALDAKLIAQGPKGKREIAIADFYLGFFETVLEPDEMLVEVRVPKLGSSVGWGYEKFVRRENDWPIVAVAAVDGKVAMANMAGTVIRASATEQALSSGASIEDAAASAAEGTSPSSDMHADADYRQHLARLLTKRALHTAASA; encoded by the coding sequence ATGATTCCATCCAATTTTGAGTTCGTCCGGGCTGGTTCGGTCGACGAGGCGCTGAGTGCGCTGACCGAACACGGCGACGAGGCTAAGCTGATTGCCGGTGGCCATTCACTGTTGCCGCTGATGAAGCTGCGCCTGGCCGTCCCAGGCGTGCTGATCGATGTGGCCCGGTTGACCGACCTGTCGTACGTGAAGGTCGATGGTGACGAGGTCGCGATCGGCGCCACGACACGCCATTTCGAGCTCAACACCTCGCAAGTCGCCAAGGACGAAGTGCCGCTGCTCGCGCACGTCGCCGGACTTGTCGGCGACCCGCAGGTGCGGCACCGCGGCACGATTGGCGGCACCGTCGCGCACGCCGACTCTGCCTCGGATGTCCCGACCGCGCTGCTCGCGCTCGACGCCAAGCTGATTGCCCAGGGTCCGAAGGGCAAGCGCGAGATCGCGATCGCCGACTTCTACCTCGGCTTCTTCGAGACGGTGCTCGAGCCTGACGAAATGCTCGTCGAGGTGCGGGTGCCCAAGCTCGGCTCGTCGGTCGGATGGGGCTATGAGAAGTTCGTCCGGCGCGAGAACGACTGGCCGATCGTGGCCGTCGCCGCGGTCGACGGCAAGGTGGCCATGGCCAACATGGCCGGCACGGTGATTCGTGCGTCGGCGACTGAGCAGGCCCTTTCCTCGGGCGCCTCGATAGAAGACGCAGCGGCGTCCGCCGCCGAAGGCACCTCGCCGTCGTCGGACATGCATGCCGACGCTGACTACCGTCAGCACCTCGCCCGGCTGCTTACCAAGCGCGCGCTGCACACCGCCGCGAGCGCCTAG
- a CDS encoding O-methyltransferase: MASSSNPSGHIYDDGWTAVEQYLSDTVVRPDHALIDGVRRAREAGMPAIEVAPTAGKFLMLLAKIGLAKRVLEVGTLAGFSTTWLARGVGEHGHVITCEREQLHADLARANVDRAGVGSRVDIRVGPATDTLRQLVEAGAEPFDLVFIDADKPNNLNYLTAALQLTRSGSVIVLDNVVWDGRVVDADSADPNVRAIRESLEFIGTSADLDATAVQTVSSKGWDGFAIAVVK, from the coding sequence ATGGCTTCCTCATCGAATCCCTCCGGTCATATCTACGACGACGGCTGGACCGCCGTCGAGCAGTACCTGAGCGACACCGTCGTGCGCCCCGATCACGCGTTGATCGATGGTGTACGGCGAGCGCGCGAGGCAGGCATGCCGGCAATCGAGGTCGCGCCAACGGCCGGCAAATTCCTCATGCTGCTGGCCAAGATCGGCCTCGCGAAACGCGTCCTCGAAGTCGGCACGCTCGCCGGGTTCAGCACGACTTGGCTGGCTCGCGGTGTCGGCGAGCACGGCCACGTCATCACCTGTGAACGCGAGCAGCTGCACGCGGACCTCGCGCGCGCCAATGTCGACCGAGCCGGTGTCGGATCCCGCGTCGACATTCGCGTAGGTCCGGCGACAGACACACTCCGGCAGCTCGTTGAAGCCGGCGCGGAACCGTTCGATCTGGTATTCATCGATGCCGACAAACCGAACAACCTCAACTATCTGACCGCCGCCCTCCAGCTGACTCGCTCAGGCAGCGTCATCGTGCTCGACAACGTCGTATGGGACGGCCGCGTCGTCGATGCGGACTCCGCGGATCCGAATGTGCGCGCCATCCGCGAGTCGCTCGAGTTCATCGGCACCAGCGCGGACCTGGACGCGACCGCTGTCCAGACCGTCAGCAGTAAGGGCTGGGACGGCTTCGCGATCGCGGTCGTTAAGTAA
- a CDS encoding (2Fe-2S)-binding protein, with protein sequence MQVSMTVNGQSRTDDVEPRLLLVHYLREVVGLRATNIGCDTTSCGACTVIVDGLTVKSCTVLAAQADGSEVTTLEGLSGKDGAMHPVPAAFHSEHGLQCGFCTPGMVMASIGLLKDNPHPTDREVREGLEGNLCRCTGYHNIVKAVLKAAEAGAAAGTVGASEVSA encoded by the coding sequence ATGCAGGTCTCCATGACCGTCAACGGTCAGTCACGCACTGACGACGTAGAGCCGCGACTGCTGCTCGTGCATTATTTGCGCGAGGTCGTCGGGCTCCGAGCGACCAACATCGGCTGTGACACGACCTCGTGTGGTGCCTGCACGGTCATCGTGGACGGGCTGACCGTCAAGTCGTGCACGGTGCTCGCCGCGCAGGCCGACGGGTCCGAGGTCACCACGCTCGAAGGGCTGTCCGGCAAGGACGGCGCAATGCACCCGGTTCCCGCGGCTTTCCATTCCGAGCACGGCCTGCAGTGCGGTTTCTGCACGCCGGGCATGGTGATGGCCTCGATCGGACTCCTCAAGGACAACCCACACCCGACCGACCGTGAGGTCCGTGAGGGTCTGGAAGGCAACCTGTGCCGGTGCACCGGCTACCACAACATCGTCAAGGCGGTCCTCAAGGCCGCTGAAGCGGGTGCCGCTGCCGGCACTGTAGGCGCATCGGAGGTGTCGGCATGA
- a CDS encoding amidohydrolase, which translates to MRLDSIIENADIVTMDPSYPRATRMGVWKGRIVGLDDDLDGLSATETVDLSGRCVIPGLIDGHTHNGITGLRMQSLDITGCATPDQALDRIRAASKEKPKGEWLEVVGYDQRVFGRDITAAELDAAVGDRKVWMRHISSHSSVVSTAVLRDGFNERLSLGDVLDDAEDDAWDDEFPPDGLLVEDNQRLVQGQRMPYSQREIETALVAAGQRCLSEGITMCIDAGIGANLASLGAAELAAYQALRERGELPQRMQVMAGFDAIHPLSTAVEDGYADGLDLGMRTGFGDDWLSLGAMKLWLDGGMMVRSAAVTEPYAGTTNTGMLLMDEESVTQIVMQAQRAGWQLALHAIGDHAIDVALDAFEYAQQDSQGVDTRHRIEHAGMIRPDQIARFGALGMTIGTQPCFLWYSGDDFAQLVGSERVDWLYRGRSLIDAGVRLVGSTDRPLPGDPLRGIQVMVDRRTPTGVVVGSDEGVTVDEALAAFTINAAWAAGREHDLGSLSAGKAADFVVLDASPYAVEPAQIGEIAVERTYIDGLLRFEK; encoded by the coding sequence ATGAGACTCGACAGCATCATTGAGAACGCCGATATCGTCACGATGGACCCGAGCTACCCGCGGGCGACGAGGATGGGCGTTTGGAAGGGCCGGATCGTCGGTCTGGATGACGACCTCGACGGACTGAGCGCGACCGAGACGGTCGACCTGTCTGGCCGCTGCGTCATTCCGGGCCTAATCGATGGGCACACTCACAACGGCATTACCGGGCTGCGGATGCAGTCACTGGACATCACCGGATGTGCGACACCAGATCAAGCGCTCGACCGGATCCGTGCCGCGTCGAAGGAGAAGCCGAAGGGGGAGTGGCTCGAAGTCGTCGGCTACGACCAGCGCGTCTTCGGCCGCGACATCACCGCGGCGGAGCTGGACGCGGCGGTCGGTGACCGGAAGGTGTGGATGCGGCACATCTCCAGCCACTCCTCGGTCGTCTCCACCGCCGTACTGCGCGACGGATTCAACGAGAGACTGTCGCTAGGTGACGTGCTGGATGATGCCGAAGATGACGCCTGGGACGATGAGTTTCCTCCCGATGGCCTGCTGGTCGAGGACAATCAACGCCTCGTGCAGGGGCAGCGGATGCCCTACTCTCAAAGGGAAATCGAGACCGCGCTTGTCGCCGCCGGCCAGCGCTGCCTGTCCGAGGGCATCACGATGTGCATCGATGCCGGGATCGGCGCCAACCTCGCGAGCCTCGGTGCCGCCGAGCTCGCGGCGTACCAGGCACTGCGCGAACGCGGCGAACTGCCGCAGCGGATGCAGGTGATGGCGGGCTTCGATGCCATACATCCCCTCAGCACCGCGGTCGAGGATGGCTACGCCGATGGGCTTGACCTCGGCATGCGCACCGGCTTCGGCGACGACTGGCTCTCGCTCGGCGCGATGAAGCTCTGGCTGGACGGCGGCATGATGGTCCGCTCGGCGGCGGTGACCGAACCGTACGCAGGCACCACCAACACTGGCATGCTGCTCATGGACGAGGAGAGTGTGACGCAGATCGTGATGCAGGCCCAGCGGGCTGGCTGGCAGTTGGCGCTGCACGCGATCGGGGACCACGCGATCGACGTAGCGCTGGATGCGTTTGAGTATGCACAGCAGGACTCTCAGGGTGTCGACACGCGGCACCGAATCGAACACGCCGGCATGATCCGCCCGGACCAGATCGCTCGATTCGGCGCGTTGGGAATGACGATCGGCACCCAGCCGTGCTTCCTGTGGTATTCCGGGGACGACTTCGCCCAGCTCGTCGGTAGCGAACGCGTCGACTGGCTTTACCGTGGGCGATCGCTGATCGACGCGGGCGTTCGGCTGGTCGGAAGCACGGACCGACCGCTGCCGGGCGATCCGCTGCGAGGGATCCAGGTGATGGTGGATCGGCGTACGCCGACCGGGGTCGTCGTCGGTTCGGACGAGGGTGTGACCGTCGACGAGGCGCTGGCCGCATTCACCATCAACGCGGCGTGGGCTGCCGGTCGCGAGCACGACCTCGGTTCACTGAGCGCCGGGAAGGCAGCGGACTTCGTCGTACTCGACGCCTCGCCGTACGCCGTGGAGCCGGCGCAGATCGGCGAGATAGCCGTCGAACGGACTTATATCGACGGGCTCCTGCGCTTCGAGAAGTAG
- a CDS encoding PH domain-containing protein: MGFPENVLAQNEKVVRSIHPHWLTVFVPCVAAVVIVAVAIFVSWITPPTSGWDTFQWIVVAIAVILLIVFTVVPFLRWRTTHYVITTHRVMVRRGILAKSGKDIALSKITDVSFHQSIWDRIVRAGSLHIESAGDSPDENLKNIPNSNDVQQLVNRLVDEDARRMYAGGQREMLGQQQPSPPMPQSFQDQPPQSQSFRDQQQPFPDQQPPRSSGDGWETQH, translated from the coding sequence GTGGGCTTTCCCGAAAACGTGTTGGCGCAAAACGAAAAAGTGGTGCGGAGCATCCATCCGCATTGGCTGACTGTGTTTGTGCCGTGCGTGGCGGCGGTCGTCATCGTGGCGGTCGCGATCTTCGTCTCGTGGATTACGCCGCCGACCTCCGGCTGGGACACGTTCCAGTGGATCGTTGTGGCGATCGCGGTGATCTTACTGATCGTGTTCACCGTCGTACCGTTCTTGCGGTGGCGGACGACGCACTACGTGATCACCACGCATCGGGTGATGGTGCGCCGCGGAATACTCGCCAAGTCCGGCAAGGACATCGCGCTGTCGAAGATCACCGACGTGAGCTTCCACCAGTCAATCTGGGACCGGATCGTCAGGGCGGGCAGCCTGCACATCGAGAGCGCCGGTGACAGTCCTGACGAAAACCTCAAGAACATCCCCAACAGCAACGACGTGCAGCAGCTCGTAAACCGATTAGTAGACGAGGACGCGCGCCGGATGTACGCCGGGGGGCAGCGCGAGATGCTCGGGCAGCAACAGCCCTCGCCGCCGATGCCACAGTCCTTCCAGGATCAACCGCCGCAGTCGCAATCCTTCCGCGATCAGCAGCAGCCTTTCCCGGATCAGCAGCCGCCGCGGTCGTCGGGTGACGGATGGGAGACCCAGCACTGA
- a CDS encoding low temperature requirement protein A: MSQSSVDEPEETAGTSVEARRVDWFELFFDLAFVAFITQLAHNLHGAPGPFEFLLFVAWSIPAWWAWTNIMVTINPLPTLPVRLLVPALLVSMGVVGLMAASVTDSVDRAGAFSLACAALRLVLLVLWLYRTTRSGRPAGRVILYNGATAAIWVAAAFVPTPLNFALWAGAILIEVALLRIGRLSRSRSIMVDPAHASERLGLFMIILMGESVLSLVTSLSKDWTIESGIAAFVGFAAICSLAAGFFLFGMNTMEQGLARLSDKHDFSGLLDTVMFLPYLLVIGVTMFAAGLSTVVAAPADALPTGAAISLSGGVALFYLTNTIVSIRWGTPLRRLLRWAIPGVPLPLLVAVLAPHIPAIVTLCVIAGIVLVIIGGSAVARARTMS, encoded by the coding sequence ATGAGCCAGTCGTCGGTCGACGAACCCGAGGAGACCGCAGGCACCTCAGTCGAGGCACGGCGCGTCGATTGGTTTGAGCTCTTCTTCGACCTGGCCTTCGTCGCCTTCATCACGCAGCTGGCGCACAATCTCCATGGCGCACCGGGGCCGTTCGAGTTCCTGTTGTTCGTCGCGTGGTCGATTCCCGCGTGGTGGGCGTGGACCAACATCATGGTGACTATCAATCCGTTACCCACGCTGCCGGTGCGGCTGCTCGTGCCGGCGTTGCTCGTCTCGATGGGAGTAGTCGGACTCATGGCCGCATCGGTCACCGACAGCGTCGATCGAGCGGGTGCCTTCTCGCTCGCCTGCGCCGCCCTTCGGCTCGTCTTGCTCGTGCTGTGGCTGTACCGCACGACAAGGTCCGGTCGACCAGCTGGGCGGGTGATCCTCTACAACGGCGCTACGGCGGCGATCTGGGTCGCTGCTGCTTTTGTGCCGACGCCGCTCAACTTCGCACTCTGGGCGGGAGCGATCTTGATCGAGGTCGCACTTCTACGGATCGGCCGGCTGTCGAGATCGCGGTCGATTATGGTCGACCCCGCGCACGCCAGCGAACGGCTTGGCCTGTTCATGATCATCTTGATGGGAGAGTCTGTTCTCAGCCTGGTGACCAGCCTCAGTAAAGACTGGACTATTGAATCAGGAATCGCGGCGTTCGTGGGCTTCGCGGCGATCTGTTCACTTGCCGCGGGTTTCTTTCTCTTCGGCATGAACACGATGGAGCAGGGTCTGGCCCGGCTCAGCGACAAGCACGACTTCAGCGGGCTACTCGACACGGTGATGTTTCTTCCGTATCTGCTCGTTATCGGGGTGACCATGTTTGCCGCTGGTCTGTCCACCGTCGTGGCCGCACCGGCAGACGCCCTGCCAACCGGAGCAGCGATCAGCCTGAGCGGAGGCGTCGCGTTGTTTTACCTGACCAACACGATTGTCTCAATTCGCTGGGGTACGCCGCTGCGGCGCCTACTGCGCTGGGCGATCCCTGGTGTTCCCTTGCCCCTGTTGGTTGCGGTCCTGGCGCCGCACATCCCGGCGATCGTCACGTTATGTGTGATCGCCGGGATCGTGCTCGTCATTATCGGCGGGTCAGCAGTAGCCCGCGCACGGACGATGAGCTAG
- a CDS encoding ABC transporter ATP-binding protein, translating into MTPRGGRAARINPADRRQLRDSPVSLRRVVALFAPYRWRLLLVTILIVASSVVSLASPFLLKMVLDDALPHKNVTLLLWAVGGMLAVTVLSSIFGVLQTWQSTVIGQRVMHYLRTSVFSHLQRQSLGFFTRTRGGEVQSRLTNDIGGMQSVVTSTATSVASNLTTAVGTAIAMAALSWRLSLLSLIVLPPSIWLTRRVALMRRDITARMQRRMADMQTQVEESLSISGVLLGKTLGTGPVLSSKFADTSKDLVDLEVKSQLAGRWRMATMSIIFAAIPALIYLAAGFPATSGGMTIGTLVAFTTLQSALFRPLMGLLNVGVSITSSMALFSRIFEYQDLTIDIDEPADPAPFDLATARGDVRFEHVSFRYADSDRLALDDIDLEVPAGTHLALVGETGSGKSTMASLVARLYDPTAGRMLIDDVDVRDLPLSTVAAMVGVVSQETYLLHSTIRENLRYAKPDATDDEIEAAARAAQIHDHIASLPDGYDTIVGARGHRFSGGEKQRVAIARTLLRDPRILVLDEATSALDNETERAVQAAIDTASHGRTTITIAHRLSTIRDADTIAVLDHGSIVESGDHHSLIDADGRYAALAANPSALAESVS; encoded by the coding sequence ATGACACCCCGAGGCGGCAGGGCCGCCCGGATAAACCCCGCCGATCGCAGACAACTACGCGATTCCCCTGTTTCACTGCGCCGCGTCGTCGCGCTCTTTGCGCCATACCGCTGGCGCCTGCTTCTGGTGACGATACTGATCGTCGCCTCATCCGTCGTGTCGCTCGCGTCACCGTTTCTGTTGAAGATGGTGCTCGACGATGCACTGCCCCACAAAAACGTGACGCTACTGCTTTGGGCGGTCGGCGGCATGCTCGCAGTGACGGTGCTGAGCTCGATCTTCGGCGTACTGCAGACCTGGCAGTCCACTGTTATCGGCCAACGGGTCATGCACTACCTGCGCACCAGCGTCTTTAGCCATCTGCAGCGCCAGTCGCTGGGCTTCTTCACCCGGACCCGCGGTGGCGAGGTCCAGTCACGGCTGACCAATGACATTGGCGGCATGCAGTCAGTCGTGACCTCCACCGCGACCTCCGTCGCGTCCAATCTGACCACCGCAGTCGGCACGGCAATTGCCATGGCCGCGCTAAGCTGGCGACTCTCCCTGCTGTCGTTGATCGTCCTGCCGCCGTCGATCTGGCTCACGCGCCGGGTCGCCCTCATGCGCCGGGATATCACGGCCCGAATGCAACGGCGAATGGCCGACATGCAGACCCAGGTCGAGGAGAGCCTGTCAATCAGCGGAGTGCTGCTGGGTAAGACACTCGGCACCGGCCCGGTGCTCTCGTCAAAGTTTGCCGACACGTCTAAAGACCTCGTCGACCTCGAAGTCAAATCGCAACTCGCTGGACGCTGGCGGATGGCGACGATGAGCATCATCTTCGCCGCAATACCGGCGCTCATCTACTTGGCCGCCGGTTTCCCGGCCACCTCCGGCGGGATGACGATCGGCACACTGGTCGCCTTCACCACGCTGCAGTCGGCGCTTTTCCGCCCGCTCATGGGCCTGCTCAACGTCGGGGTTTCGATCACCAGCTCAATGGCGTTGTTCAGCCGCATCTTCGAATACCAGGACCTCACGATCGACATCGATGAACCGGCCGACCCGGCACCGTTCGACCTGGCTACTGCGCGCGGCGATGTGCGTTTTGAGCACGTGAGCTTCCGGTACGCCGACAGCGACCGGCTAGCGCTTGACGATATCGACCTCGAGGTGCCCGCGGGTACCCATTTAGCGCTGGTAGGCGAGACCGGGTCAGGAAAGAGCACGATGGCCTCGCTTGTCGCGCGACTGTATGACCCGACCGCCGGCCGCATGCTGATCGATGACGTCGACGTACGCGACCTGCCGCTGTCGACCGTCGCCGCGATGGTCGGCGTTGTGTCCCAGGAGACCTACCTGCTGCACTCCACGATCCGCGAAAACCTGCGCTACGCCAAGCCTGACGCGACCGACGACGAGATCGAGGCCGCCGCCCGCGCCGCGCAGATCCATGACCACATCGCGTCGCTTCCGGACGGTTACGACACCATCGTCGGTGCCCGCGGTCATCGCTTCTCGGGCGGGGAAAAGCAGCGTGTCGCGATCGCCCGTACGCTGCTGCGCGACCCTCGAATTCTCGTCCTCGACGAGGCCACCAGCGCCCTGGACAACGAGACCGAACGCGCCGTCCAGGCCGCGATCGACACGGCAAGTCACGGACGCACGACGATCACCATCGCGCACCGCCTGTCGACCATTCGCGATGCGGATACGATCGCCGTCCTCGACCACGGCTCCATAGTGGAATCCGGCGATCATCACAGCCTGATCGATGCGGACGGGCGTTATGCCGCGCTGGCTGCGAATCCCTCCGCACTTGCCGAGAGCGTCAGCTAA
- a CDS encoding xanthine dehydrogenase family protein molybdopterin-binding subunit translates to MSILGTRVVRKEDPKFLTQGATYTDDLVDERLTGALHATIVRSQVAHGKVLSVDTSDALAAPGVVAVITAADLKDLSPMPHGFPFIHESIVHQWLVDDVVQFVGDPVAVVLTEERYQGEDAAEMVAVDIEPLPAVVTVEDAIKDETVLFPDAGSNIAATFGADRPEDFFEGCEVVVTQPIVNQRVAAAPLETRAAAAAWGDDGRVTIFCSNQGAQQVKGQIAGWLGIEPETIRVVTPDVGGGFGAKIGADPEFALIAWIAKIVGRPVRWAENRSENLVGMVHGRGQHQVVRIGGSKDGKVEAYSIEVIQEGGAYPRIGVVLPNLTMLMAPGVYAFPKVHAKAQVVLTNTTSTGAYRGAGRPEATAAVERAIDLFAAEIGMDPADVRRKNLLPKFTEPHTTPMGATYDSGDYQAALDKVLDAAGYADLRKEQQARRDRGDVKQLGLGMSVYVEITGADNGAGALEHAKLEIHKDGSATVLTGTSPHGQGHDTAYSMLVNDQLGIPMDKITVIHGDTDLIPAGGGTMGSRSLQQGGAAVHKAAIELIEEARKRAADILEANPEDLVIDKANMGLSVKGTPGSTVSFASLAEKEELMIDTIFDAGVPTFPFGAHLAVVEVDVESGKAHVQRLIAVDDAGTILNPLLAEGQRHGGYAQGVAQALLEEILYDPDGNPLTSTLADYPFVSATELPSFELVEMETVTPVNPLGAKGIGEAGTIGSTPAVQNAVVDAVSYLGVRHIDMPTSAMRVWKAINQAGNNAGTDRKDS, encoded by the coding sequence ATGAGCATTCTGGGGACACGCGTAGTCCGTAAAGAGGACCCCAAGTTTCTGACGCAGGGCGCGACCTATACCGACGACCTTGTCGATGAGCGCCTCACCGGAGCACTGCACGCCACGATCGTGCGCTCGCAGGTCGCGCACGGCAAGGTCTTGTCGGTCGACACCTCCGACGCGCTGGCCGCACCTGGCGTCGTCGCGGTCATCACCGCGGCCGATCTCAAAGACCTCAGCCCGATGCCGCACGGGTTCCCATTCATCCACGAGTCGATCGTGCACCAATGGCTTGTCGACGACGTCGTGCAATTTGTCGGCGACCCCGTTGCCGTCGTACTCACCGAGGAGCGCTACCAGGGCGAAGACGCCGCGGAAATGGTCGCTGTCGACATCGAGCCGCTACCCGCCGTGGTTACGGTGGAGGACGCGATCAAGGACGAGACGGTCCTGTTCCCGGATGCCGGCAGCAATATCGCGGCCACGTTCGGCGCGGACCGGCCAGAGGACTTCTTCGAAGGCTGCGAGGTTGTCGTCACGCAGCCGATCGTCAACCAGCGGGTGGCCGCTGCTCCGTTGGAGACGCGCGCCGCGGCCGCGGCTTGGGGCGACGACGGGCGGGTCACGATCTTCTGCTCCAACCAAGGGGCCCAGCAGGTGAAAGGCCAGATCGCCGGCTGGCTGGGGATCGAGCCGGAGACAATCCGAGTTGTCACCCCCGACGTTGGCGGCGGTTTCGGCGCCAAGATCGGCGCCGATCCCGAGTTTGCACTTATTGCGTGGATCGCCAAGATCGTCGGCCGGCCGGTCCGCTGGGCTGAGAACCGCTCGGAAAACCTCGTCGGCATGGTCCACGGACGCGGCCAGCATCAGGTCGTCCGGATCGGCGGCAGCAAGGATGGCAAGGTCGAGGCATACAGCATCGAGGTCATCCAGGAGGGCGGTGCGTACCCGCGCATTGGCGTGGTGCTACCCAACCTCACGATGCTGATGGCTCCGGGTGTCTACGCCTTCCCCAAGGTGCACGCCAAGGCGCAAGTCGTACTGACCAACACGACGTCAACCGGTGCCTACCGCGGCGCCGGGCGGCCCGAGGCGACGGCCGCGGTCGAGCGGGCGATCGACCTGTTCGCCGCCGAGATCGGGATGGACCCGGCCGACGTACGCCGCAAGAACCTCCTGCCGAAGTTCACCGAGCCGCACACCACGCCGATGGGCGCCACGTACGACAGCGGCGACTACCAGGCCGCGCTGGACAAGGTGCTCGATGCCGCTGGATACGCGGACCTGCGCAAGGAACAGCAAGCCCGCCGCGACCGCGGCGACGTCAAGCAACTCGGTCTCGGGATGTCGGTGTACGTCGAGATCACCGGCGCCGACAATGGCGCCGGTGCGCTGGAGCACGCCAAGCTCGAGATCCACAAGGATGGGTCGGCAACGGTCCTCACAGGCACCTCGCCGCACGGACAGGGCCACGACACGGCGTACTCGATGCTCGTCAACGACCAGCTCGGAATTCCGATGGACAAGATCACGGTCATCCATGGCGACACAGATCTGATCCCGGCCGGTGGCGGCACAATGGGCTCGCGCAGCCTCCAACAAGGCGGTGCGGCGGTGCACAAGGCGGCCATCGAGCTGATCGAGGAGGCGCGCAAGCGTGCCGCCGACATCCTCGAAGCCAACCCGGAAGACCTCGTCATCGACAAGGCCAACATGGGACTGTCCGTGAAGGGCACCCCGGGATCGACCGTCAGCTTCGCCTCGCTCGCCGAAAAAGAGGAGCTGATGATCGATACGATCTTCGACGCCGGTGTGCCGACGTTCCCGTTCGGCGCGCATCTCGCGGTGGTCGAGGTCGACGTCGAGTCGGGCAAGGCTCACGTGCAACGGCTGATCGCCGTCGACGACGCGGGCACGATTCTCAACCCACTGTTGGCCGAGGGCCAGCGACACGGCGGATATGCCCAGGGCGTCGCGCAGGCACTGCTGGAGGAGATCCTCTACGACCCGGACGGCAACCCATTGACCTCCACGCTCGCGGACTACCCGTTCGTGTCGGCCACTGAGCTCCCGAGCTTCGAGCTGGTGGAAATGGAGACGGTGACGCCGGTCAACCCGCTCGGCGCCAAGGGCATCGGCGAGGCGGGCACGATCGGCTCCACCCCGGCAGTGCAAAACGCGGTCGTCGATGCCGTGTCGTACCTCGGTGTACGACATATCGATATGCCAACTAGCGCGATGCGCGTGTGGAAGGCGATCAACCAGGCAGGTAACAATGCCGGAACCGATCGGAAGGACTCCTAA
- a CDS encoding FMN-binding negative transcriptional regulator: protein MWINPAYSTEDHDGWAIVRANPLATIVTGMPLSATHMPLIRDETGALVGHIPLVDPISEQLRAGVEVLAIFRGPSSYISPSWYTEVGLPTYNYTVVHVRGTTVALDEAGLRAHMNALMQFHESTQKHGQCAPWTPDDAAKDRLEMLLPKIAGFRIDEATIESKRKLGQNRSEADARSVTTVLRKSGEQNDHAIADLMKDVWHLGNGAPQGHRG from the coding sequence ATGTGGATAAACCCGGCGTACTCGACGGAAGATCATGACGGTTGGGCGATTGTGCGGGCCAACCCCCTCGCCACAATCGTCACTGGCATGCCGCTGAGCGCAACTCACATGCCGCTGATCCGCGACGAGACAGGGGCGTTAGTGGGGCACATACCGCTCGTTGACCCGATCAGTGAGCAGCTCCGCGCCGGGGTCGAGGTCCTCGCGATCTTCCGTGGCCCCTCGAGCTACATCAGCCCGAGCTGGTACACCGAGGTGGGCCTGCCGACGTACAACTACACCGTCGTACATGTGCGCGGTACGACGGTCGCGCTCGACGAGGCGGGACTGCGTGCGCACATGAACGCGCTCATGCAGTTTCACGAGAGCACGCAGAAGCATGGGCAATGCGCGCCGTGGACTCCGGACGACGCAGCGAAGGACCGGTTGGAGATGTTGTTGCCGAAGATCGCCGGCTTCCGGATCGACGAGGCGACTATCGAGTCCAAACGCAAGCTTGGACAGAACCGCTCGGAGGCCGATGCGCGCAGCGTGACTACCGTGCTTCGCAAGTCCGGCGAGCAGAACGACCATGCGATCGCAGACCTGATGAAGGATGTCTGGCACCTTGGCAACGGCGCGCCACAGGGACACCGTGGATGA
- the rnhA gene encoding ribonuclease HI translates to MSSVEIWTDGACKGNPGVGGWGVWLHSGEHRKELFGGEADTTNNRMELTAVIEGLRALTKPCTVTLHVDSTYVMNGITKWVAGWKRNGWRTSAKAPVKNADLWRALDDEVARHQITWKWVKGHSGDPGNERADELANRGVEQVRATLR, encoded by the coding sequence GTGAGCAGCGTTGAAATTTGGACCGATGGCGCCTGCAAGGGCAACCCGGGAGTCGGGGGGTGGGGAGTGTGGCTGCATTCGGGCGAGCATCGCAAAGAGCTGTTCGGCGGCGAAGCGGATACGACCAATAACCGGATGGAGCTCACCGCCGTCATCGAAGGCCTGCGGGCGTTGACGAAGCCGTGCACGGTCACCCTGCACGTGGACTCGACCTACGTCATGAACGGCATCACGAAGTGGGTCGCCGGATGGAAACGCAACGGCTGGCGAACCAGCGCGAAGGCTCCGGTGAAGAACGCCGATCTCTGGAGGGCGCTCGACGACGAGGTCGCGCGGCATCAGATCACCTGGAAATGGGTCAAGGGCCACTCCGGGGATCCTGGCAATGAGCGTGCCGATGAGCTCGCCAACCGGGGCGTGGAGCAGGTACGAGCGACTCTGAGGTAG